In Romboutsia lituseburensis, a genomic segment contains:
- a CDS encoding DUF2325 domain-containing protein — protein MSILILGGHEGMEREYKLMSKEKGYRSKIYTTMPSKLKKRIGNPDAIVLLMSTISHNMVETALKDAKRKNIPIIKVQNSSKQAFIDCLEQIDTCNKNCKNCKYKNNIQ, from the coding sequence ATGAGTATATTAATATTAGGTGGACATGAAGGAATGGAGAGAGAATACAAGCTTATGAGTAAGGAAAAGGGGTATAGGTCAAAAATTTATACAACTATGCCATCCAAGCTGAAAAAAAGAATAGGAAACCCAGATGCAATAGTACTTTTGATGTCAACGATATCTCATAATATGGTTGAAACCGCCTTAAAAGATGCTAAGCGCAAAAATATTCCTATTATAAAAGTCCAAAATAGTAGTAAGCAAGCTTTTATAGATTGTTTAGAACAAATAGATACTTGTAATAAAAACTGTAAAAACTGTAAATATAAAAATAATATACAATAA
- a CDS encoding FeoA family protein — protein MTVHDLKIGQKAIIKVINSDEKIKKRLLALGCVEGTEIQVKKVAPLSDPIVVTFRGFDMAIRKNTAQKIQVKTLI, from the coding sequence ATGACTGTACATGATTTAAAGATTGGTCAGAAAGCTATTATAAAAGTAATTAATTCTGATGAAAAAATTAAAAAAAGATTATTAGCACTAGGGTGCGTAGAAGGAACAGAAATACAAGTAAAAAAAGTAGCACCACTAAGCGATCCGATAGTAGTAACATTTAGAGGATTTGATATGGCAATAAGAAAAAATACGGCACAAAAAATACAGGTAAAAACATTAATTTAA
- the feoB gene encoding ferrous iron transport protein B, which produces MINVALLGNPNVGKTTIFNAITGLNQYVGNWPGVTIEKREGHFGKDIKITDLPGIYAMDTFSNEEKISKNFIETEKVDVIVNVVDASNISRNLYLTTQLMKYKKPMVVLLNMIDSAESKGIKINIDKIQNELGCIVIPMVAKREVDLENLKHAIKTAYKKPTTYKVYSEVEKETYSQIDDILKRSTNIVDNKKKTISEKIDDIVLNPILAYPIFIGLLYTLFKFTFEWVGGPLQELSGGWIETYIQSPVSNMLANSSEWFHSLIVDGVIGSMGGTLPFFPLIFTLFLGITLFEDSGYMARIAFLMDKIMSKVGLSGKAFIPMILGVGCSSPAIMATRTLENEQDRKITALIAPLMTCGAKLPIYAMFVSIFFPNNQPIVIMSLYLLGIIVAIFVALFLNKTQKNKEHDPFIMELPKYSLPTVSSLLKNTWQKSKGFLVKVVTIMFAMSVVIWALSSFNFSGFTSEIDNSFLAYAGNIVAPLFAPLGFGDWRAGVSIITGLSAKEVVVSTMEVLYGDLNSVLPTLFTGLSAYGFLVFSALYTPCIAALATMQKEYGTKMAISSFVYQFVLAWAGAFYVYQIGSLFTRGFNSTNLINLAIGTIVIFIILRVLYSKLKTLSFNGKVEEYKTLKMSV; this is translated from the coding sequence ATGATAAATGTAGCATTACTAGGAAATCCAAACGTAGGAAAAACTACAATATTTAACGCTATCACTGGTTTAAATCAATATGTTGGTAACTGGCCAGGTGTAACTATAGAAAAAAGAGAAGGGCACTTTGGAAAAGATATAAAAATAACTGATTTACCAGGTATATATGCAATGGATACTTTCTCAAATGAAGAAAAAATATCTAAAAACTTTATAGAAACAGAAAAAGTAGATGTAATCGTAAATGTTGTTGATGCATCCAATATATCAAGAAACTTATATTTAACAACTCAGCTAATGAAATATAAAAAACCTATGGTTGTATTATTGAATATGATTGATAGTGCAGAATCTAAAGGGATAAAAATAAACATAGATAAAATACAAAATGAATTAGGCTGTATAGTAATTCCTATGGTAGCTAAAAGGGAAGTAGATTTAGAAAATTTAAAACATGCTATAAAAACAGCTTATAAAAAGCCAACTACATATAAAGTATATTCTGAAGTAGAAAAAGAAACTTATTCTCAAATAGATGATATTTTAAAAAGAAGTACAAATATAGTTGATAATAAAAAGAAGACAATAAGTGAAAAAATAGATGATATTGTTTTAAATCCAATCTTAGCATACCCAATATTTATAGGACTTTTATACACTTTATTTAAATTTACATTTGAATGGGTAGGTGGACCACTACAAGAACTTAGTGGTGGATGGATAGAAACTTATATTCAAAGTCCAGTAAGTAATATGTTAGCAAACTCAAGTGAATGGTTCCATTCATTAATAGTAGATGGAGTAATTGGTAGTATGGGCGGAACTTTACCATTCTTCCCATTAATATTTACTTTATTCTTAGGAATAACTTTATTTGAAGATAGTGGATATATGGCAAGAATAGCATTTTTAATGGATAAAATAATGAGTAAAGTTGGATTGTCAGGTAAAGCATTCATACCAATGATTTTAGGAGTAGGATGTTCTTCACCAGCAATAATGGCTACTAGAACATTAGAAAATGAGCAAGATAGAAAGATAACTGCACTAATTGCACCTCTTATGACGTGTGGAGCTAAATTACCTATATATGCAATGTTTGTATCTATATTCTTCCCTAACAATCAACCGATAGTTATAATGTCTTTATATTTATTAGGTATTATAGTTGCAATATTTGTAGCATTGTTTTTAAATAAAACTCAAAAAAATAAAGAACATGATCCGTTTATAATGGAATTACCTAAATATTCACTACCAACAGTATCTTCTTTATTAAAAAATACATGGCAAAAATCAAAAGGTTTCTTAGTGAAAGTAGTTACAATAATGTTTGCTATGTCTGTTGTAATATGGGCATTGTCGTCATTTAACTTTAGTGGATTTACAAGTGAAATAGACAATAGTTTCTTAGCTTATGCAGGAAATATCGTAGCACCATTATTTGCTCCACTTGGATTTGGAGATTGGAGAGCTGGTGTTTCTATAATTACAGGTCTTTCAGCTAAAGAAGTAGTTGTATCAACAATGGAAGTATTATATGGAGATTTAAACTCTGTATTACCTACTTTATTTACAGGATTAAGCGCATATGGATTCTTAGTATTTAGTGCATTATATACTCCATGTATAGCAGCACTTGCAACAATGCAAAAAGAATATGGAACTAAAATGGCAATATCATCATTTGTATATCAATTTGTACTAGCATGGGCGGGAGCTTTTTATGTTTATCAAATAGGAAGTTTATTTACAAGAGGATTTAATAGCACAAATCTTATAAACTTAGCAATTGGTACAATAGTAATATTTATAATACTAAGAGTTTTATATTCTAAACTTAAAACATTAAGCTTTAATGGGAAAGTAGAAGAATATAAAACATTAAAAATGAGCGTTTAA